The Thermoanaerobaculales bacterium genome segment ATCTTCAAGTACCTCGACGATGTGCGCCAGAGCCCGACGCTGGCCCGGGTGGTCCTCGACCAAGCCGGGGATCCACTGCCCACCGGCACGCTGATCCGGTGGCCGGGCCTTGCACGCACCCTGCGCCGGATCGCCGACGGCGGCGCGGCGGAGTTCTACCAGGGAGCGATTGCGGCCGAGATCGAGGCCGACATGATCGCGAGCCACGGCTTCGTCCGGCGCTCCGACCTGATGCTGGTGCGGGCGCGGGAGCTCGAGCCGTACCGCGGCAGCTACCGCGGCCTCGAGGTGTTGACCTTCCCGCCCCCGGGCGCCGGCGGCGCGGTCATCGAGGGCCTCAACCTGCTCGAGACCTTCCCCCAGGAGCTGCTGCGCAGCGACGGCATCGAGCGGCTGCAGGCGGTGGGCGAGGCCCTCCACATCGCGATCGACGACCATCGCGCCCTCATGCCGGACTCCACCCGGATGCAGCCCTTCGCGCAGCCGGAGTACCTCGACAAGAGCTACGCCGCGAGCAGGGCGAAGGTGATCGAGCTCGGCCGGCCGGTGCCCGAGAGCGCGTTCCTCGCCAGGCAGTACCGCCCCGAGCTCGAGAGCCAGACCGTGCAGGTCTCGGTGATCGACCGCGACGGCAACGCGGTCTCTCTCACCCAGAGCCTCGGCCGCTTCTTCGGCAACAAGGTGGTCGCCCACGAGATGGGCTTTCTCTACAACACCCTGCTCGGCGGCGCCGACCCATCGAACCCGGCTCACCTGCGGCCGCGGAACATCCTCCCCCAGGACGGCGCACCCACCATCGTCGTTGCCGACGGCCGCCCGCTGCTGGTGCTCGGCAGCGCGGGCAGCTCACGCATCGCCGGGATCATCGCGACCGTCATCAGCAACGTCGTCGACCGGCGGATGACGCTCGTCGAGGCGGTGCAGGCGCCGCGCGTGCTGTGGAGCGAGGGCGACACCTCGAAAGGGCTGGGGATCGAGATCTACCCGCCGATCCGGGAGCGCCACGCCCGCGCCCTCAAGGCGATGGGCTACCACGGGGGCGTGCAGGCGCGATTCCCGTCGCCGTACCTCGAGCTGTTCCGGTTCGGAGGCGTCAACGCCGTCTACCGCGACCCGGCAACCGGCCGGCTCACCGGGGTCGGCGACCCCCGCCGCAACGCTGACGCCCGCGGCCTCTGAACGGCAGGGGCGGAGACCATCGCCGTCCGGGGCGGTGCTCGGTGCCGAGGTTCGTGCCGCCGCCGCGCTGCCGAGCTCGGTGTCATGGCCCGGGCGGCGGCCGCCGCCGCTGTATTCTGGGCCGGGGAAGGTCGAGAGCGGGGGAGACCGACGCTCCGGAGCACCTCGGCGAACGGGGGACGGTGATGGAGCAACCCAACCGGAGAAGCAGCGAGGCGATGAGGGTCGCCCTCTTCACCGACACCTTCGATGGCATCAACGGGGTGGCCACCACCCTCCACCAGCTCGCGAACTGGGCCGGACGGCTCATGCTCCAGCTCGACATCTTCGCGTACGCGAGGCAGGGCGGCCCGGTGGAGGAGCGGGGGCCGGTGCGGATCGTGCGCGTCCGCCCCAGGATGCCGCTCCGCATCTACGAGGACATCGACTTCGACCTCGCCGTTCCCCACCGCGGGCTCCAGAAGATGGGGCGCGGTTCGAGCTACGACGTCGTGCATTGCGCAACTCCGGGATCGATGGGCCTCAACGGCCTGCTGGTCGGACGCCGGACGCGAGCTCCGCTGGTCGGCTCCTACCACACGGCGCTGCCGGAGTTCGCGAGAGTGCGCGCTGAGCGGCTGGCGTCACGGCTCCGGCTGCCCCAGAGCGTTGCGGGTGCGGTCACCGCACGCGTCATCCGGATCCACGAGACGTGGTTCTACAACCGGTGCCGGCTGGTGCTCGCGCCCAGCGAGGCGGTGTGCACCGACCTCCAGCGGCGGCTGGCCACCCGCGTCGGCATGCTCGGCCGCGGCGTCGACACCGATCGCTTCCACCCCCGCTTTCGGGAAGCCCATGACGAGGTGCGGGTGCTGTACGTGGGCCGGCTGTCGATCGAGAAGAACCTCGACCTGCTGGCCGAGCTTCTTCACGAGCGGAGCGACGTCCGCCTGATGATGGTGGGCGACGGGCCGTACCGGCAACGGCTCGAGGACCGGCTCCCCCGAGCGACCTTCACCGGCTTCCTGGCCGGTGACGAGCTCAGCCGGGCGTACGCGTCGGCGGACGTCTTCGTGTTCCCCTCGCCCAACGACACCTTCGGCATCGCGGTCCTCGAGGCGATGAGCTCCGGGGTCCCGGTCGTGGTGACCGACCGGATGGGCCCGCAGGAGCTGGTCAAGGACGGGCTCACCGGCTTCGTGGCTGCCGGCGAGCGGGAGTTCCGGGACCGGATCGACCGCTTGGTCGCCGACCCCGGGCTGCGGCGAACGATGGGGGGCCGCGCGCGCCAGCAGGCGCTTGAGCGGAGCTGGAGTTCGGTGTTCGAAGCGCTAGTCGACCACTACCGGT includes the following:
- a CDS encoding glycosyltransferase family 1 protein; this encodes MRVALFTDTFDGINGVATTLHQLANWAGRLMLQLDIFAYARQGGPVEERGPVRIVRVRPRMPLRIYEDIDFDLAVPHRGLQKMGRGSSYDVVHCATPGSMGLNGLLVGRRTRAPLVGSYHTALPEFARVRAERLASRLRLPQSVAGAVTARVIRIHETWFYNRCRLVLAPSEAVCTDLQRRLATRVGMLGRGVDTDRFHPRFREAHDEVRVLYVGRLSIEKNLDLLAELLHERSDVRLMMVGDGPYRQRLEDRLPRATFTGFLAGDELSRAYASADVFVFPSPNDTFGIAVLEAMSSGVPVVVTDRMGPQELVKDGLTGFVAAGEREFRDRIDRLVADPGLRRTMGGRARQQALERSWSSVFEALVDHYRSVADPEPPAGKSLAPTGRRPWPVPAAAPASGRTPGSRDGFRR
- a CDS encoding gamma-glutamyltransferase — protein: MSTSLPVLRAGGLAVVAAALAGALSCSIASRPSDQPEKVRRLVARPATSDLGMVASTSVEVNQIGVQILARGGNAVDAAVAMAVALGAADPGDSGLGGATFILVRMASGRAVAIDGSAPVPIRVSQPALRRLHDADRKFGPELATTPGSLAALELASSRYGTLPLRELIEPAIPIAEAGYRLTPFHRASIFKYLDDVRQSPTLARVVLDQAGDPLPTGTLIRWPGLARTLRRIADGGAAEFYQGAIAAEIEADMIASHGFVRRSDLMLVRARELEPYRGSYRGLEVLTFPPPGAGGAVIEGLNLLETFPQELLRSDGIERLQAVGEALHIAIDDHRALMPDSTRMQPFAQPEYLDKSYAASRAKVIELGRPVPESAFLARQYRPELESQTVQVSVIDRDGNAVSLTQSLGRFFGNKVVAHEMGFLYNTLLGGADPSNPAHLRPRNILPQDGAPTIVVADGRPLLVLGSAGSSRIAGIIATVISNVVDRRMTLVEAVQAPRVLWSEGDTSKGLGIEIYPPIRERHARALKAMGYHGGVQARFPSPYLELFRFGGVNAVYRDPATGRLTGVGDPRRNADARGL